In the Marinomonas algicola genome, one interval contains:
- the ppnN gene encoding nucleotide 5'-monophosphate nucleosidase PpnN, with amino-acid sequence MQYEGRVNALVAPKGALEMLSQDEIARISEGSGSLYQLFRRCSLAILNCGSDSDDAQAVMDEFNDFDIRIVQQERGVKLQLINAPGSAFVDGKMIRSVREMLFSVLRDIIFSYHEYNLEKGLDNASSDKITNVVFELLRNANALRRSDDLDLIVCWGGHSIARHEYDYTKKVGHELGLRDLNICTGCGPGAMKGPMKGAAIAHAKQRIKDGVYLGLTEPGIIAAESPNPIVNQLVIMPDIEKRLEAFVRAGHGIIVFPGGAGTAEEILYLLGILLHPKNANIPYPVVFTGPKESAAYFEQIHEFIGDVLGKEAQEKYSIIINDEAAVAKVMKDGMDEVRTYRRLHHDAFYYNWKLHIPEEFQHPFEPTHEKVAALNLNFDQPVHLLAADLRRAFSSIVAGNVKASGVAYIKAHGPFEIHGDKTLLAKLDALLQAFVLQQRMKLPGSTYVPCYKVVTH; translated from the coding sequence ATGCAGTATGAAGGTCGCGTGAATGCACTTGTTGCACCTAAAGGTGCGCTTGAAATGCTTTCTCAAGATGAGATAGCTCGTATTTCTGAAGGCTCAGGCTCGTTATATCAATTGTTTCGTCGCTGCTCTCTCGCTATTTTGAATTGTGGCAGTGATTCTGATGATGCACAGGCGGTAATGGATGAGTTTAATGACTTTGACATTCGTATTGTACAGCAAGAAAGGGGCGTTAAACTGCAATTGATTAATGCACCTGGCAGTGCATTCGTTGATGGTAAAATGATACGCAGCGTACGTGAAATGTTATTTTCAGTGCTTCGAGATATTATTTTTTCTTACCATGAGTACAATTTAGAAAAAGGCTTAGATAACGCCAGTTCAGATAAAATCACTAACGTTGTTTTTGAATTATTGCGCAACGCTAATGCTCTAAGGCGTTCAGATGATTTAGATTTAATTGTTTGTTGGGGCGGCCATTCTATTGCTCGTCATGAGTATGATTACACTAAAAAAGTCGGCCATGAGTTAGGTTTAAGAGATCTTAATATTTGCACAGGCTGTGGTCCTGGTGCGATGAAAGGCCCGATGAAAGGTGCCGCTATCGCTCATGCTAAGCAGAGAATTAAAGATGGCGTTTATCTTGGATTAACTGAGCCTGGAATTATCGCCGCTGAATCGCCAAACCCCATTGTTAATCAACTTGTTATTATGCCGGATATAGAGAAACGCTTAGAAGCTTTTGTTCGAGCAGGGCATGGCATTATTGTGTTTCCTGGTGGCGCAGGCACAGCAGAAGAAATTTTGTATTTACTGGGGATCTTATTGCATCCTAAAAATGCCAATATTCCATACCCGGTGGTGTTTACAGGTCCAAAAGAAAGTGCCGCTTACTTTGAGCAAATACATGAATTTATTGGTGATGTGCTAGGTAAAGAGGCACAAGAGAAATACAGCATTATTATTAATGATGAGGCCGCTGTCGCTAAAGTGATGAAGGATGGAATGGATGAGGTAAGAACTTACCGTCGTCTTCACCATGATGCTTTCTACTATAATTGGAAGTTGCATATCCCTGAGGAGTTCCAGCATCCGTTTGAACCGACTCATGAAAAGGTAGCGGCGTTAAACCTTAATTTTGACCAACCAGTGCATTTACTTGCAGCCGATTTAAGGAGAGCGTTTTCTTCGATCGTTGCTGGTAATGTGAAGGCCTCTGGGGTTGCCTATATCAAAGCCCATGGGCCATTTGAAATTCATGGAGATAAAACGCTTTTGGCTAAGTTGGATGCATTACTGCAAGCCTTTGTTTTGCAACAACGTATGAAGCTGCCTGGAAGCACCTATGTTCCATGTTATAAGGTCGTAACGCACTAA
- the nudC gene encoding NAD(+) diphosphatase, with translation MLTIGTSTHPTPHHEALFLLMYRGNVLTTGELQHYLVTIDQFQPDAQSQPVFCGEWHGKDVFACLLQSVPPRFQEIDLRELLFAQDEAGYYLLSRARQLATWESDHRFCGRCGTSFKKKHDNEHTKICPKCNLRHYPRISPCIIVSIRNDNKILLARGIHSAVNRFSNIAGFVEAGESLEQAVVREVKEEVGLVVNNIQYSSSQPWSFPHQLMVGFLADYVSGEIVPAPGEIAEAAWYSIDELPAIPPPATISGQIILEQIQRIKAEG, from the coding sequence ATGCTAACCATTGGAACAAGCACTCATCCAACACCTCATCATGAGGCCCTATTCCTTTTAATGTATAGAGGAAACGTTCTGACGACAGGAGAATTACAACACTACCTTGTCACGATTGATCAATTCCAACCTGATGCTCAATCCCAACCCGTATTTTGTGGTGAATGGCATGGCAAGGATGTATTCGCCTGCCTATTACAATCTGTGCCACCACGCTTCCAAGAAATCGACTTACGAGAACTCCTCTTTGCTCAAGATGAAGCGGGGTATTATTTACTTAGCCGCGCACGACAGTTGGCCACATGGGAATCTGATCATCGGTTTTGTGGGCGCTGTGGAACAAGTTTTAAAAAGAAACACGATAATGAGCACACAAAAATATGCCCTAAGTGCAACCTTAGGCATTACCCACGCATTTCACCTTGCATCATTGTTTCAATTCGTAATGACAACAAAATATTACTTGCTAGAGGGATTCACTCAGCGGTCAATCGGTTTAGTAATATTGCCGGTTTTGTTGAGGCTGGAGAAAGTCTTGAGCAAGCGGTTGTAAGGGAAGTTAAAGAGGAAGTAGGTCTCGTTGTTAACAATATTCAATACTCATCCAGCCAGCCTTGGTCTTTTCCACACCAGCTAATGGTCGGTTTCTTGGCAGACTATGTAAGTGGGGAGATTGTTCCCGCCCCAGGTGAAATAGCAGAAGCCGCATGGTACAGCATTGATGAATTGCCTGCCATTCCTCCACCAGCGACCATTTCAGGCCAAATCATTCTAGAACAAATTCAACGGATAAAGGCAGAAGGTTGA
- a CDS encoding peroxiredoxin — protein sequence MSIQIGDMLPIGQFQIMGENGPEFINITDFFSGKKVVLFAVPGAFTPTCSVSHLPGFVAHADAFKEKGIDEIVCLSVNDVFVMDAWGNASNADNIVMAADGLAELTKSMGLELDISAAKMGIRSRRYAMLVDNGIISQLWLDEPGEFNVSSAEYVLSQL from the coding sequence GTGTCAATTCAAATTGGGGATATGCTACCCATTGGTCAGTTTCAAATAATGGGTGAAAATGGGCCTGAATTTATTAATATTACGGATTTCTTTTCAGGTAAAAAAGTCGTTTTGTTCGCGGTACCTGGTGCATTTACTCCAACATGCAGCGTAAGTCATTTACCCGGGTTTGTTGCCCATGCTGATGCATTTAAGGAAAAGGGTATCGATGAAATCGTCTGTTTATCTGTGAATGATGTGTTTGTAATGGACGCGTGGGGTAATGCGAGTAATGCCGATAATATTGTTATGGCGGCGGATGGGCTAGCCGAACTAACAAAATCCATGGGGTTAGAGTTGGATATTTCAGCCGCAAAAATGGGTATTCGTAGTCGGCGTTACGCGATGCTAGTGGATAACGGGATTATCAGCCAGTTATGGCTTGATGAACCGGGCGAGTTTAATGTGAGTTCAGCTGAATATGTATTGAGTCAACTATAA
- the tdh gene encoding L-threonine 3-dehydrogenase: protein MKTLAKIHSTPGIWMTEADIPEYGHNDVLIKIRKTAICGTDMHIYHWDDWAKKTIPVPMTVGHEFIGEIAAVGPEVTEFNIGDRVSGEGHITCGHCRNCRAGRRHLCSKTIGVGVNRTGAFAEYLVIPASNAFKIPDSISDDIASIFDPFGNAVHTALSFDLIGEDVLITGAGPIGAMAAAICRHVGARNVVITDVNDFRLELAKKMGADRVVNVTKESVKDVMADMGMREGFDVGLEMSGNDQAFNSMLTNMNHGGKVAMLGIPSEGTVIDWNQVIFKGLHIKGIYGREMFETWYKMVAMLQSGLDISHIITHHFSIDDFQSGFDAMASGLSGKVILDWT, encoded by the coding sequence ATGAAAACCTTAGCCAAAATACATAGCACCCCAGGAATATGGATGACTGAAGCCGACATTCCTGAATATGGCCACAACGATGTTTTAATAAAAATTCGCAAAACCGCTATTTGCGGTACCGATATGCACATCTATCACTGGGATGATTGGGCGAAAAAAACCATTCCCGTTCCAATGACAGTAGGGCATGAATTTATCGGAGAAATTGCCGCTGTTGGTCCAGAAGTTACTGAGTTCAATATAGGGGATCGAGTCTCGGGTGAAGGCCACATCACCTGTGGCCATTGCCGTAATTGCCGTGCAGGCCGTAGACACCTTTGTAGTAAAACGATCGGGGTAGGCGTAAATCGTACTGGGGCCTTTGCGGAATATCTTGTTATCCCTGCATCGAATGCGTTCAAGATACCTGACAGCATTTCTGACGATATCGCCTCTATCTTCGACCCTTTTGGTAATGCCGTTCATACAGCGCTTTCCTTTGACCTTATAGGTGAAGATGTTCTTATTACCGGTGCAGGTCCAATTGGAGCAATGGCCGCCGCCATTTGCCGTCACGTTGGCGCCCGTAATGTGGTGATTACCGATGTTAATGACTTTCGTCTAGAACTTGCTAAAAAGATGGGGGCGGACAGAGTTGTTAACGTTACTAAAGAAAGTGTAAAAGATGTCATGGCTGACATGGGTATGCGAGAAGGCTTTGATGTAGGCCTAGAAATGTCAGGTAACGATCAGGCATTTAACTCCATGTTGACTAATATGAATCATGGAGGCAAAGTCGCCATGCTCGGTATTCCAAGTGAAGGCACCGTTATAGATTGGAACCAAGTTATTTTTAAAGGCTTACATATAAAAGGCATTTATGGCCGAGAAATGTTTGAAACTTGGTACAAAATGGTGGCCATGCTTCAATCAGGGTTAGACATTAGTCACATTATTACTCATCACTTTTCTATCGATGATTTTCAATCAGGCTTTGACGCCATGGCATCTGGTTTGTCAGGTAAAGTCATCTTAGATTGGACCTAG
- a CDS encoding glycine C-acetyltransferase produces the protein MSKSAFLNNLEHQLAELKDQGLFKEERMLLSPQAAQVTGNGNQSLINLCANNYLGLANDQNIVNHAKTALDEYGYGMASVRFICGTQSIHEQLERQLSEFLGMEDTILYSSCFDANTGLFETLLSDKDAIISDALNHASIIDGVRLCKAKRFRYQNNDMQDLEAQLQKAVATGAETKLIVTDGVFSMDGIIANLKSVCDLADKYDALVMVDDSHAVGFLGENGRGSHEYCDVMGRIDIITGTLGKALGGASGGYTSASKPIIEWLRQRSRPYLFSNSLAPVIVSTTLHVLERIKSDHQSRIAIKQNSHYFREKMTQLGFTLVPGDHAIIPVMLGDAKVSQVMAKKLFEKGVYVTGFYYPVVPLGKARIRTQMSATLTQEQLDYAIDAFASVGRELNIIGAS, from the coding sequence ATGAGCAAGTCAGCCTTTTTAAATAACCTTGAACACCAATTAGCCGAACTCAAAGACCAAGGCTTATTTAAAGAAGAGCGAATGCTATTATCGCCCCAGGCAGCGCAAGTTACAGGCAATGGCAATCAGTCGCTCATCAATCTATGTGCTAATAACTATTTAGGGTTGGCTAATGATCAAAATATTGTTAACCATGCAAAGACAGCACTCGATGAATACGGCTATGGAATGGCCTCTGTACGTTTTATTTGCGGCACCCAGTCAATACACGAACAACTAGAACGTCAGTTAAGTGAATTTCTTGGCATGGAAGATACTATTCTCTACTCTTCTTGCTTTGATGCTAATACAGGCTTATTCGAAACCCTACTTTCTGATAAAGACGCCATCATTAGCGACGCATTGAATCATGCAAGCATTATCGATGGAGTAAGACTGTGTAAAGCCAAACGTTTTCGCTACCAAAATAACGACATGCAAGACCTTGAGGCGCAATTGCAGAAAGCGGTTGCAACAGGTGCCGAAACAAAGCTCATCGTTACCGACGGCGTTTTCTCTATGGATGGTATCATTGCAAACTTAAAATCTGTTTGTGATCTGGCCGATAAATACGATGCATTGGTCATGGTCGATGACTCCCACGCTGTCGGTTTTCTTGGTGAGAACGGTCGAGGCAGCCATGAATACTGCGACGTCATGGGACGTATTGATATTATAACAGGCACCCTTGGTAAGGCACTTGGCGGTGCATCCGGTGGCTACACAAGTGCCTCAAAGCCAATCATAGAATGGTTGCGCCAACGATCTCGTCCTTATTTATTTTCAAACTCATTAGCGCCAGTGATTGTGTCCACTACCCTGCATGTGCTTGAAAGGATCAAATCGGATCATCAGTCTCGAATCGCCATTAAGCAAAATAGTCACTATTTTAGAGAGAAGATGACACAACTCGGGTTTACATTAGTGCCAGGAGATCATGCCATTATTCCAGTGATGCTCGGAGATGCAAAAGTATCACAAGTTATGGCTAAGAAACTCTTTGAGAAAGGCGTTTATGTGACTGGCTTCTATTACCCAGTCGTGCCTCTTGGAAAGGCTAGAATTCGCACGCAAATGTCAGCTACACTCACACAAGAACAACTGGATTATGCTATTGATGCCTTTGCCTCAGTAGGCAGGGAACTTAATATTATTGGAGCGTCATAA